The Candidatus Aminicenantes bacterium genome segment ACGACTGGAGCAAAATAGGTAAGGATGAAACAGGCCAGCATGACTTTGAAAAACCATCCCGGCTGGCGCGCTTTTTTTAAGAAAAACAGTTCGCGCCATCCCGAAACCAGCAGGCCCAAAATGGCGGCAAAAACGATCAGCAGGCCTCCGCCGGCCAAATTGACGGCAGCCCCGGCCTCGCCGCGACTGGCCGGCTGGAACAAGCGGCCGCTCCAGACAGCGAAAAGGATGAGGCTCGACGCACCGAGGGCGGTGATCGCCAGCACGACGGTCAGGGGCCTGTTTTTGTTTTTCGCGAAAAAGCCGCTGCCCGCCCAGGTCCAGGCAACCAGGGAAGCGAACAGCGCCGCTTCGCCGACCAGGCTGAGCCACCCTGGCTCCAGGCCCGGCGCCAGGGCGCGGAACAGCAGGTTGCCGACGGCCACGATAATGGCCAGCGCCAACGCCGTTTTTTGGTTTGCTCTGAATGAAAAGCCTTTCTTCACGCCGACAAAATACCACAATAACAAAAAAAAACAAAGCAGGCCGGCCGGGATGCCCTCGGGCGCACCGGACCGTGCCTGCTTTTAAAACGACGTTATCCGCTCCGCCCTACTCTTTCTTCTCTTGGGAACGGGCGATGGCATAATAAATAAGCATCGCCAGGCCGGCCATGAAGAAAACCGCGCCGGCGGTAATTTCACCGCGGATCCCGACCGGCACCCATTCATGGATCGCAAAGGTGAAAATAAAAGCCAGGCCCACGGCGATCATCACCAGTCCCCACTTCAACGATGAAGCCGATTCAAGGACCGAATGTGGATTGAACAGGGGCTTGATCTTTTCATCGACCATGCCTTTCTCGATCAATTTGGCGCGCAAACGGGAATCCGTGACCACCTTGACCAATTCCAGGACAAAATAGCCGATAACTGCCAAAATCAGAACCGGGACCATATTTTCCATGTTTTTCCTCCATGGTGATTATTCGCGGCGGCAACGACCGCCTCTGTCCAATCAAACAGTGTGCGCAGGAAAATGTTGCAGCGGGGAAATTTTTTTTCGGTGCAACATTCACTCCTTTTGAAGCGTTAGTTTATAATACGGATGAAAAACGGAACATTAATCAGTTTTCGCATGGATGGCACAAACATGGATCCAGCGGCCGCGGAAACCAGCTTGCTGCTCGAACGAGTCAAGGCGGGCGATCGCCAGGCCTATCGCACTTTCATTGAAAAATACCAGCGCCTGGTGGCGGCTATCGTTTTCCGCATGGTGTACAATGCCGCCGACCGGGAGGATCTGAGCCAGGAGATTTTTCTGAAAATATTCGCCCATATCAGGGAATTCGAGGGGTTCGACAAAATCTCGGCCTGGATCGGCCGCATCGCCAGCAACACCTGCATCAACCATTTGCGAAAAAAACGCATCCCGTTGTTCGACGATATCGCCGCTCCAGGACAGGGCCTGGAAAATGTCGCCGGCAGCAGCCCGACTCCCGAATTCCTGAACGAACAGGCCAGCGGCAACCTGGAACTGCAGAGGGAAATCGATCACTTGCCGGCGC includes the following:
- a CDS encoding RNA polymerase sigma factor; amino-acid sequence: MDPAAAETSLLLERVKAGDRQAYRTFIEKYQRLVAAIVFRMVYNAADREDLSQEIFLKIFAHIREFEGFDKISAWIGRIASNTCINHLRKKRIPLFDDIAAPGQGLENVAGSSPTPEFLNEQASGNLELQREIDHLPAHYRLILTLFHFSEMNYDEIGQALAMPAGTVKSHLFRARQKLRERLMPAVREEA